GATACTGATATGGACTCTTCACTAAACATTATCTGTAGCGTGCCTACTACCCAAAAAGCGCAGTAAGATTTGCTTCACTTGTGtttccagaattttcattttggtgtatCACTAGTTTTAAATAACTCTGTTTGTGATGGGGACAGAGCCTAAGTGAATGGATTTGGGAGTTATTTTAATGGTTTGTCATTAAAGAGTCATACTTGTGTTAATGAGGAACTGGTTAGTGAATCCTGGATGGTCAACATCATGAATAGCACTCGCAAACAGAGCAGCCATGATCTCAAGGTCTGTGAACACATCCTGAAagtcataacaaaacaaaacaaaacaaaacaaacaaatatatgctGGTTTGTTTATAGGTCACTTCCCATGagcactatgtgtgtgtgtgatcaaccATGCAGACCTCTAGGGCAGGAGTGGAGAGAAGAACGTGTGTGGACTGCACAACATCTGCTGCGTGGATATTGTTATGGTAGGCCACGTCCGCGTGGTAGTGATCCTCCAAAGTCATGAGGAAAGTTAAGAAGGTGTCTGATGGGATCTTAAAGGTCTTGAGCAAATCTCGTTCCTGAGAATTACAGAGTATAGAAACATGCAGTAATCAAATATCAGGTAAATCTACAGTAAAAgtcagcataaaaataaataagtacagtAATCTTTTTTCAGTTAATGCTACATAACAATGATAAAATTATGAGCTTTTTCTTCTGGCAGTTCTATTATGTATCTGTTGTGTAGTATTCAAGGGTATTTATAAATAGTAGGAAATACAATAGCGAAGCAGTGGAACATTTATGTCAAGAGATATTTCTAGACAAAGATCTTACCTGAAAAATGGTGTACATTATGACTGTCAGAGGACGCTTCCCAGAATACTCTGCTATCTTAAAAATATCTATACCCCATCGATTGATGTCGTCAAGCTCCTAGAGTGAAAAAGACAGTCATTTTACTCCATTGAagagcactaataataataacaacaacaataataatatagcacTATAAATCTCTGTATTGGAGTAATTTAAAGAAAGATATCACAAATACATTATcgaaatatttcacaaaatgtttgacaataaatatatttaataaaaatatttaaaataattttaataactaaattatatatatatatatatatatatatatatatatatatatatatatatatatatatatatatatatatattatatatgtttctttcatttttatttatatgttttcagTGAGAATTGTTATTTGCTTGTTTACTGAACAAACCAGGAACCATGATTTCcatgatttttgattaatattaaaagtgcacttaaatttaaaagaacacaattttaaaaagtgtgaCTTGTGAAAGGTGtgtaaatgaattaaaacttaaaactcaatgggcatttttataataattatgcatgtTTCTAGTTATTACAAGCTCTATATTATTTTATCAGGTAGAAactgtgagtaaaaaaaataaaataaaagaacaaatacatacatatattaatatatgtttatattgctGTGGACAATTAAGAGTCAAAAAGGGTGAGACCCACTGGTGTATtttttatggaagcctgtttccgctacagaattaaaaaaaaacaaaaaacaaaaaaaaaaatttagactttgtttcttgcagttctgagaaaaaaagtcagaccTGTAAGATATGAgcaaaaaattcagattttttttttctcgcaattctgacttttcccctCTGAagttttcttgcaattctgttttttttttcaccatggaATCCAAAATTAAAAGGAGATTCAAAAAATTGTGATTTGGTAAAAGGCGATCGCAATTCTtagtttatttcttgcaattctgatctACAGTAGAACTGACAAAGAGTGAAATGAAGGGACACCTCGGCCAGGAGGCTCTCATGTTGTGTGTTGACACCAAATCGAGGGATGCATGTTGGAGGGAGACTCGGACTGGGGCTCAGTTTTCTCACTCCACTTATCTGAGACATCGGACGGCGTTTTTTCTCCTCCTTACATGCTGCTGACAAAATCTCCACGTCATGCTGTTtttctgcaacacaaacacagagtacATGAAAAGCCCTGAGCTAAATTCAGATTGAAAGGAAAGACAGAATTTgggaaaacagaagaaaaatacTACATATATTCCTCTGAATTAATGCTGGATACACCATGTTATCATAAATCCAGTTCCTaaatttgtaattacatttaaatgacaaaGTCACTCACGTAAAATTGTGCTTGCTATGAACTCCGACACTTGGTTTCCTGACCGGCTGGTCTCTGACAGCTGAGTAAGTTCCCTGTTGAgcattcttttaaactaaaaataaaattaataaaaaattatattttcaattatattcatatatattcacacttattatattctatattctcttgagtttggaaaataaaaccttcatagggaaatttatttttaacaacaacaactgataaaactttaaagacagaccAGCTTCGAGGTTGTTTATTGATTGTATGAGCTTTTGTTGGACCCATCTGTTTgcattaattcaatttatttttaaaagaattatgtGGAATAGGAATTtgaatttgtggtgaaaaacgtctcggttacatatggtaagcCTCGTTCCCTGATGGTGGGAACGGAGATGTTTTGTCGAGTGTACAACACTAGGGGTCGCTCTTGGGAGCCCAAACATGACATATTtgagaaaaggccaatgaaattGAGTCTGCAGAATTTGCATAGCTGTATCTGCTCACTCATTCTGTTCTGAAGAGTCGAGAAGCATCTTAACCTACTCAGAGGCAATTCAGAGTTGTGGCAAGAAAGACACAACGTCttcattccctccatcagggaatgagggttatcacacataaccgagacgttccctttcttCCACTCCAAGGTTGTGTTGAGTATACGACAGTAGGGGTCCCTATACAACTGCCGAACTGCGTCATGGGTCCATGGGAGCACATATGTTGAGAAACCAATGTGTCACAACCAAATGCACCTCTCCTCCTCATAACCTTCCAGCACCCAAGACTTAAGACCTCATTCTCCAACATCCGGGAGAGCAGCCATAGAGGCAGAGGTCCCCTCAGCAGGAGCCTTTTCCCATAGTAATACTCACCATAATATAACATCTGAAAAGTCCTGGTAGTAACGTTGGGACAGTGACTATTCCCCCTAGGGAAAAAGGCACTACAGAGATCATGTCCTACCCAATGGGGAGGTAATATGAAGATCCACCTATGGACTTACAGAGGAAGTACCACATAGGGAAGGTACTGGGATGGGCTCCGCGTAAGGGGAGATCTACCAAGACCCAGAACCTATTGACAGAATGTCTGTCTTGGGGAACACTGGGCCTCAGGGGCAGTACAGTGGAGAATACACACATGGGGCCTCAAGAGGAGCCACTACATGTGGAGTACTAACCCAATACAAGAGTTCACTCGGGGGGACCTACCTCATAATGAGTTCTTCTAATAGCAAGTTCTTCCATCGAACTTTGCTAAGAAAAAGTCCTTATGTGATGGAAGGGTAGTCTAGGACTACCCTAAGtgttgcactgtccatggagcggacctgactcacatttcactgctggttatatatgctctatataatcgtaTATGcgatgaataaaaatcttgaatcttgaagctAGAGTTCATGAAAGGAACCTGAGCTGGACTAAATAAGCGCATAATTACCCTGGGGGGAGTAGCACTGGTAGCAAGCTCTACACAAAGAATTGACATTCAGAACTCTAGAACTCTGGCCAGATGGTCCCTCCTCTCTGGGTCGCCCATCTCATGAACGCTTTAAAGCCTTGCGAGGGTTCCTGGTGCCCTGATGATGAGCTGGCGGTGCTACAATCCTGCGAGTGGTGGGCCGCTGGTCAGGCTTGAAGTCTGCTTCAGTTCCTGCAGTACCTTTGGGTTGGGACCACCCTCATGCATCTCTTGCAACGCTttggcctggtagacctgcaGGATGGCCTTAGCATGCAGAGAAGATGCAGCTTGTCCAGGGGCCGCATAAGCCCTTGCCACTAGGAACGAAGAGAACTTACAGGCCATGGACGGGAGTCTCGGGTGGCCTCGCCAGATGGTGGCATTTTGTGGGCAAAGATGCACCGCAATTgctctctccacctggggaacCTCCATATACCCCCTCGCTAGACCCCCATCGAGGATGGTGAAGGCAGAGGAGCCGGTGTACCATGTTCTGGCCAAAAAAGGGGCCTTCCATGATTTTGTCAGCTCCTcgtgcacttccgggaagaaggTCACTGGGGCCGAGAGTGGCTTAGTGTCCAGGTAGACCACTACCAGTGAAGACCACTCCAGCCCGATGCCCTTGGCTGCACGGGCAAGCACGGCTGCCATCTCAGCGTCAGACAGAAAGGCATGATGAAACACACAATTCCACCAGTGTAGCTCTTTCAGAGAAATTGTAGTCTTTTAGAGGAAATTTGCTCTTCTGGAGATCGCCGTTGAAGCACCCAGGGGTACTCTCATAACTCTTATCTGTGTATGGGTAGGGAGAGACCACTGATTGTGCCTTAGATCCAACAACAAGGAATCGAGAATTGAATGATTGCAGCTTCTCTGTGAGAGACACTGCATTCAGCTCCGAAAAACAGAATGAGTGAGCAGATGCCACGCTGGCCTATTTATACCTGGATGTTCGGGGCGTGGCCAGCTATGCAAATTCTGCACCCCAATTTCATTAGCCTTTTCTCAAAGATGTCAAAGAGGAGTTTGGGCTCCCAAGAGTGACCCCTAGTGTCGTACACTCGACACAACGTTAGAGTGAACAACAGAAAgggaactacattacccatgatgctgtgcaAAAATTCAAtaccactttattttaaggtgtccttgttacacgttacatgtgcttactattatataataacaattaattatgcataattacatgcaagtaaccctaagccttaccatacagtaagtacatgtacttAATTAATATtcctcagtacttaaatgtataattacactgtaacaaggacaccttaaaataaagtgtaaccaaaaattcCACCAGTCAGAGAGCAGTGAGCAAAGAGCACCAAATGAGATCTTTGGCTCCGCtcactcccatgaagcactgcgaaTAACGTTATCAAGTCTCCCTACACTctcaaaatactttaatatttgtatagacatgcattttatgcaatgaacataaaatatatattttctataaatacaACCATAGATAAATGTATAGTTTAAAATTTCTCTGTCACTTTTAATTTGCtcaatgtcatttgcaatgcttcatgggattgtagtttctTCCCTCACTAAAGCTGTTAAGTACACAGTctcatattactgtatttttgtctgATCTTCAtatacttttttgcttcaaatcaaagtttgtaagaTTGTGATTTTCCTTGGAGCTGGTTAGTTTGGTTCATGGCTTCATGGCCaaaatccctatgggaaaaataCTTTCCGAAACCAGAGAAAGTGGGCGGACACCAATGCACTCTATTATACTCCATTTATTGTACTTATGGGACTTATGGATTCCAgtgcaataataacaacaacaactgatacaATGAATAGAACTGTGAACAGCAGATGAAGAAAATGAGTGTGTATCACACTGCCAGTAATCAGCCCTGCAGCACAATATTCACTTTCATCACACTTTTTactggttaccatggtaactgagTCCATACCAAAAGCTGTGTGCGGAAACACTCATTCAGACACTATAATGCATGTCAGGGTTATGTAATCATGCATCAGCAAAATGACCTTCAACCCTGATTAACAcagatataaaaatgaatatggaGCGCTGCATTGGAACACCACACCTTTGACTAGTAGTAAACATACTGTACTACAGTATGCCTTGTGCACTGCAATAACTGAAACCACTCTGCCAACATTGCTTACGTCTAAGTTCCTCTTTAGCATTGTACTGAAATATGCTgccattgttttgtattgttgctATCTTTATGCATGGCTCTGGGTGTGGAACATGCACAACATCAAACAGgaattttactgtatatacagtataataatttaagaattatacagtgtatatatatatatatatatatatatatatatatattatttgattaatattctaattttagtTCAGGTTTTacaaatttagtcattttaatttctattattaattctatttctattattttttagtaattttaatacttcaacctCTATTGTTTCAGTTTGCTGCCAAtgcaatatttctaattataacttaggtttttcattttatatttttattttattttatttcagattttatttcaatgaactaaaattatttttaatagttataattaACAAATTGCTTTTAAATGAGCCAATGAAAAGTTGAACTATGAACTACAGACTTTATGACATAAAATCTGCTCCACAGATATAGTGTAAAGGCTGCCAGTTTATGTTGCTTTTTGTCattataactatattttaaatgcataaatataagaACAGCTCATACATCATCTCTTTTTCTTGTAagagtaaatgattcaaaatgtcacttttgacttaaatatttctttaaatacctTATTGGAGGCCATTTCGCTGACAGAGTGGCGTGTTTGTAGGGTCTCCAGCTGGTCCAAACACCAATCCAGCTCTTCAAGTGTCTCGACAGCGAGTTTCTGATATGTCTCATCTGAAACAAATAACCTCAGATGTCAGAACATCGATAATACGTTAATGTTAAGTATTCGGATGTTCAAACATTTACATCTAGAAATGTGGCTGAGGTCTACAGTAAGGAAAAGTCATCATCATTGGCTAGACCAGCTCATGTTCTTACACTCACCGGACAGGCTTGTTTTACAGGCAGACTGAGGGTTAGAGGCTGACAGTCTCCTATTATGAAGGAAAAATATTAAAGAGAGTTCATGTGACAACTGTAATAAATCTTTCTCTTATTAATCCTTCCATTCACTGCTTGTCTGAAGGTGTTTCGGATACAGACTCACTTGTTGCTTCTATCTTGCACGTGGGTTAAAGCTGCAACGTTACCCCTCACTGTTCGCAGACTGGCAAGAAcctacagtatacacacacagacacacacacacatagccacagacacacacaaacaaacaagcaaacatatTACACACTCAAGTATCTACACAATACAATGGCCACAGAACTACAGAACACTTTCTTACACAGATCTTATTATAATTCAATGTGCACAGTACCTTGCACAATTATGTGAACTCTTAGAAAGTGCAAATATAAAAGctttaatttggtttaattttttttctgtatgaatccacatttttgatcaaataaagtaaGTCAATGATTCAGTATATTATTCATAAAGATGTTTCTGAATCAATCAGCAGTTTGAACAAATTCAATATATCATATgtcaatttattatatatatatatatatatatatatatatatatatatatatatatatatatatattacaacccATTCATTCCCATTTAAAACCCATTAACCTCATAACATTATATATGCCATTCTAATAGCAATGCAGATGTCTATTCAATGATTtgctcatttaacacaataatgactttatcaTTTAAGGGGTAATATTTAAGATTACCAAATTAATAACTAACTGACCTGAGCAAATGGCGTTACAATCATGTCCTCCCCATGACTGCAAAAGAGAAGTCAACAATCATGATCAAATTACTAATTTAACAAGATAgcaatattgaatttattttcttaaagcaatttaatttttattttttttttgtaaatgattgaCTGGTACATATGTAATATTTCTCTCTTATGCTGAAACAACTTTTCACTTTGGTGGCCAAATCCCTCTTACTTTTTAACCCCTTTCTTCCAATCACAGAATAAATAATTTCCGTCAATTAATCACTTATGAATTAAAATGTGACGCTTTAGTTTTCATAAaggtataaataaatgtactgcTCTCAAGAGTGACATGCTGaaagatgaaaataataattaagtggGAAACCAGAAAATCCATTGAGACAGTCCAGTGACTAAGTACTATGACATATTTTGCTTTAGTGCATGTTGAAAGCTCACAGCTCGCTGGCTGTCGAGGAGTTTCTGGACATCGTCTTGGGCGACAGGTCGAAATCCGAGTCTGAGCGGTAAAGGAAAGACTCTCGTCTCTGGCTGTTGGCCTGGAGAACCAGTCCTGAGCTCGGACTGGGGTCCAATGGACTGCGCCCGATTGACAACCCATTTTCCACATCGAAACTGCAACAGAAAGAGGTGACAGGAAGTTAATTATGTgagggaaaaagaagaaaataccAGACATTTGATTAAAGGAATACTGAAAATGGCAACATACAATTGAAGCATAGCCATTCTGCcaagagaaaaagacagaattatgttaatttgtaatatattctaaatgaatACAGGACTCCACAATAATGGCTAAAAAagtaatcatgattattttactcaaaaaaaaaaaacaaaaaaaaaaaacgttttaatctttttaaaagtattaatcacgattattgtcattttaatttgtttttaacgTGTCATCAGAATTACTGAATTTTCACAACTCGCATGGTTACCTCAACGATTGAGTTGCAGCAAAAAGTGTAGACGACCATGTGAAAGAAAACAGACTTGCTGTATTACACTTATTTCAAAAGAATATGTCAACGTAAAATCGCTGAAGTTCAACTTcaatgtttgtctgtgttttcagcTCATTATTGCTTTTTCCTTAATATAGATGTGTGTGGTTGCCAGCTTGGGATGATTAAGTAAACCAGAAAACTGGGGGATTTAAATTCATAAATCTGGCAACTGCAAAAAGCTTGTTACCAATGCAAgataatgtaaatgcaaaattaaaatgaaactttttcaacataaataagcagtgggcaaatattgcataTGATAATGCATAATAAATCAAGTAGAGCAGAAATCGTCAtctttataataaaattgtatcaTTGTGCAGCCATAGTTTCATTCATGATTGCCAGTAAATGAAGACCTCTGGCCCACAAGCTGTTAACACAAAAAGAAGAGAAACAGGCCTTCATTTGTAGGACTGTATGTAGGTCTGAATTCAAGAACTCTCTGCTCTGATTAGGACTGACTTGAAGAGAAAGTGAGCCAGGACTGCTTTTGGTTTATTTATATCTGTGGTGAAGGCTAAGCGGTTGAGGGTCTATTTTTAGTTTCTCAGGTAAAATGTTGCTTCTCTCCATTCAGAAATCATAACGTGACTGGGATGTGAAAAAGCAGAATGACTTATTATATTTTGATAGAGTTAATAATTCTGAATCCACATTGACTTTAAAGCATGTGCATCTGTATTGATGAATGAGCTGTATCTCACACACTGTTCGTGCaattttgtctttctcttttttagtTTACTTCACGTCTTTAcagaattacacatttttttcaaaagatttaaagTAAAGTTTGAATATTATTCTAGGAAAAACATCCATTTTATCTCTTCAAGTTAACGTTCCTCTTGATGTTTTGGATGGACTCTATGCAGCTGGGCTTCACAAAGGCATTTATGAGAAGTGGTGAACTGTCACTGAGACACAGATGTTATCATGAAAGAACACTGTCCCTGAAACAACAGGCAGCTTCTTTGACAATAAAGGCCAAACACGACCTCAttctttcttttatgtttttttttttttttttttttttttttgccctggtGGATCCCACAGCCTGACTTAGGCACTTTAGAGACTGGAACCAAGATGAAAAAAATGTGccacaggaaaaaacaaaacaaaaacaaagagtcATAAAGTGCTGGCTTGGGTGGTGCCTGTACAGATGACCCTTCAGAAAGGAAACACTTACTCTCTATAATCTCTAAATCATATGCAAAGTCTTGATTCAGAATTATGACGCAATCTCTGAATCAGACGCAAACCCTAGAATTGGAAATATGACGCAACTCTGAATCAGATGCAAACCCTTGAATTGGAAATATGACGCAACTCTGAATCAGATGCAAACCCTTGAATCAGAAATATGACACAAACTCTGAATGCAAACCCTTGAATCATAAATATGATGCAAACTCTGAATCAGATGCAAACTCTGTATGAATCTATTAACTGAATGTGGCAATTTGAGCTGATTCTGGAATTCTGGATTTTTTTGTATTCAATAAGTTTAAACCATGCTATTTAAATTATCTCACATCAAATAATTTTGATATTGAAGTCATTGCTTCATTTTATCACCAGCAAAATCATCATGTGCATTCTATGCTGCATATGCTGAAGCcataattcaattattttatgatattacaTTAGACTCATTAGACCCATTACTCAGTAGAACTGTGCAAATCTTGGTAAACTGTTAAACTCTGAGCACAAGATAAATTCAAGATGTCTGgaaataatatagtatttattattgtgtataaacatctaataaatatattgaaatgtttgtttatattagcTAATAATCAAAGGAAATGTTTCAGACATGTAGTCAATGCTCTGTTTTCCAGACTAAAGCACACAGATATCAAAAATATGTCTTGTCAACATGCATATATCATCAGAGTAACAGCCAGTCTCATGTCAAGCAGGTAAATTATTTATGTGGTTTTGGGGaaagaatatttataataacGCATAAAATACAGAGAACAATGTCAGAATATAGTACAATTacggaaccttttttttttttacctcagaattCAGTATTGTGTACCAAGATCCATATATTTCCACAGAGAGGGAAGAGCAAAGTACAAAATACGAGTTCTGAAGAGCAGTCTGACAAAATGCCTGAGTTTGTATAATGTGGCAAATGTCAACAATGAACTTACCAAAGTACGTGCTTTTCAGCAGATCTTGGTTGAGTTCGCAAGCAGACTGTCATTCTAACtctcaagactttgtaaaagccTGGACACAAATCCAATAACAACCTTACCATATAAATATTTCCCAAAGAATAAAAAGATGTATTTCTTACATTTGATTAACCAGTTTCTTTTAAAGACCTTGAATTATTTAAATCCAGAGACTAAAAACTAAATGCATTAGCTTAATATAGTGTTTTTACCATAAACACATCCagtcctttctctttctctcatattctgaccgcacacacacacacacacacacacacacacacacacacacacacacacacacacacacacacacacacacacacacaacagacaagtCGCAGCATGCTAAAGCTGACAGATTTGTAGAATACCTCAGAAACGCACGTCAGATAGCTTCATGatcagacatgctttacagtacagaaaaaataagaaactgcactttgcaaaaagaaaataaatcctatttttaaaagtattacattttttttcattgtaacattattttcacTACAATTGCATACACATTTTTCATGCAAATTCCCTAAATATaactatacattaaaaaaattacacacaaattataatataaactgCCATATTTCTAaaacagaatcttcatttttgcaAAATGGTGCacgttttaatttttagtattatttattttggttttaaagaACAGGCAGATTCACAGGTAATACATTATGAGTATCATCCAGGGTAAAGAGTTAGATTAGCTTAGTGAGGGTGATTAGTACACAGTCACAAGTAAAATGTTAGTACACACTGTTTACTCAAGGTATAAAACAAACTGCTTGTACAAATACTGTACGTGGACGTAAGGAAAATGAAGCAATATGTAGAGATGATTCTCAGTTATCCAAGTCGTCATCAATGTAAGTTATTCCAGTGaagtacagtaggtagacatccaaaacgtcacttctaccgccgctcgtaccgccgccgcggcgtctgcaaagtgcatttgcagcttttgaccgctgagtggcgctttaatcacaagttttcaaacaagcgcatcaaagcacattttcgcaaatagacgtcagttttgcctcgctgatgtgttacatttgacggctgcagtcagggaaaatgaaagaaaaacactatagttaaaaatatttaatattcacagatgattTGTTGGTAATTAtgatgaagttatgtgcatttcttagaacgaattcaagcaggataaatgtcaagcctgtgcctgagcctgtgcttatattttctctaagctacacagtattacaccatattttagatttgacacatttaataggtgtgcagtattatttatataatatgaattatgtgttatattattcaaaataaattgtggtttactttgcatcagagcattaaaagtggtagcctattttagtgagctaggctacatggatttatatgcaaaatgtcaatattctcatatattaggcctatattttaatttatattttaaaattcctttaataaaacaacatggaTTTTTGTTATTCGTcaactgtcctttattttgacagacaacttcttgggaaaatatatttgtctgtaagaaattgttgcttgttttataaattattttcttttagtaaaaagtgaggcactgtataatttcgttcccattatttaggcctgactaaaacaagaaacgaataaattaaacctgcacgatttagctaaatcattgaaattctaaagaatggacggattaataaaaacgtcctcacgattaaactcaagttctctcattataatcaccaaactgcaaatgatgtaaaaaaaaaaaaaaaaagagcttcattaatagacaactttcagtgattttaaagggagccgccgttacttgcttacatagaatttaagtaaaaaaaaaaaaaaaaattgcagccgcatttaaatgcaggtgtgtaaaatgtctgcgtgcaagatttgcgcggcgcgagtgatgctgagtgcatgcgcagcatttattcttatttgttttatcttcactacaaatcttgtttggttttattttggataattgcatgtaaaaaaataatttacgttgtaatgcatatgcaaaaatgtgaataactattcatatttaagtgtttgtgcgaaaattattaatgcgcatgcaggacagggaggcgccctcaagatcacttgaattttttcctgataatgaattaacttaaaattgtggtgtctcacatacatgagaaatatatctacagaaagcttgaaatgtcttttaaacgaatcaattcagaacgaaagcattgtgtaatctgtgaaggttgtatgtctctttaaaggcgccgttcatgtggagagaggcagcactgtgaatttcatcttgcagccgacaagaaaacatttgtttattaataaataattaaaatgtctcctttttttacaattattgggctacttctgcctgtgctttggggcaaacttaatgcatgtgcttgagcgcg
This DNA window, taken from Cyprinus carpio isolate SPL01 chromosome B11, ASM1834038v1, whole genome shotgun sequence, encodes the following:
- the LOC109070621 gene encoding cAMP-specific 3',5'-cyclic phosphodiesterase 4D-like isoform X3, with translation MSLPTGCVFLPPSDRTFKVRNVSLCGSPCAVNCPIDIVQKRRRFDVENGLSIGRSPLDPSPSSGLVLQANSQRRESFLYRSDSDFDLSPKTMSRNSSTASELHGEDMIVTPFAQVLASLRTVRGNVAALTHVQDRSNKRLSASNPQSACKTSLSDETYQKLAVETLEELDWCLDQLETLQTRHSVSEMASNKFKRMLNRELTQLSETSRSGNQVSEFIASTILQKQHDVEILSAACKEEKKRRPMSQISGVRKLSPSPSLPPTCIPRFGVNTQHESLLAEELDDINRWGIDIFKIAEYSGKRPLTVIMYTIFQERDLLKTFKIPSDTFLTFLMTLEDHYHADVAYHNNIHAADVVQSTHVLLSTPALEDVFTDLEIMAALFASAIHDVDHPGFTNQFLINTNSELALMYNDASVLENHHLAVGFKLLQEENCDIFCNLSKKQRQSLRQMTIDMVLATDMSKHMNFLADLKTMVETKKVTSLGVLLLDNYSDRIQVLQNMVHCADLSNPTKPLELYRQWTDRIRVELFRQGDRERDKGIEISPMCDKHTASVEKSQVGFIDYIVHPLWETWADLVHPDAQDILDTLEDNREWYQSMIPRSPSPTPEEQDSRVTLGIAGSAGEKFQFELTLEEEDGELEAEEELTDKDLSRTMMDPRHAQTSPHGVAPVLDSSERETTSVSILQLET
- the LOC109070621 gene encoding cAMP-specific 3',5'-cyclic phosphodiesterase 4D-like isoform X4, whose translation is MVRLLLDLCPGFYKVLRVRMTVCLRTQPRSAEKHVLCFDVENGLSIGRSPLDPSPSSGLVLQANSQRRESFLYRSDSDFDLSPKTMSRNSSTASELHGEDMIVTPFAQVLASLRTVRGNVAALTHVQDRSNKRLSASNPQSACKTSLSDETYQKLAVETLEELDWCLDQLETLQTRHSVSEMASNKFKRMLNRELTQLSETSRSGNQVSEFIASTILQKQHDVEILSAACKEEKKRRPMSQISGVRKLSPSPSLPPTCIPRFGVNTQHESLLAEELDDINRWGIDIFKIAEYSGKRPLTVIMYTIFQERDLLKTFKIPSDTFLTFLMTLEDHYHADVAYHNNIHAADVVQSTHVLLSTPALEDVFTDLEIMAALFASAIHDVDHPGFTNQFLINTNSELALMYNDASVLENHHLAVGFKLLQEENCDIFCNLSKKQRQSLRQMTIDMVLATDMSKHMNFLADLKTMVETKKVTSLGVLLLDNYSDRIQVLQNMVHCADLSNPTKPLELYRQWTDRIRVELFRQGDRERDKGIEISPMCDKHTASVEKSQVGFIDYIVHPLWETWADLVHPDAQDILDTLEDNREWYQSMIPRSPSPTPEEQDSRVTLGIAGSAGEKFQFELTLEEEDGELEAEEELTDKDLSRTMMDPRHAQTSPHGVAPVLDSSERETTSVSILQLET